A single window of Undibacterium sp. 5I1 DNA harbors:
- the hpf gene encoding ribosome hibernation-promoting factor, HPF/YfiA family, giving the protein MNLTISGHHLEVTPAIREHVQNKLERIRRHFDQVIDIAVILTVDKLKEKEKRHKADINLHISGKDIHVESLAQDLYAAIDTLIDKLDRQVIKHKDKIQNHQHDAIKHIPDPTPV; this is encoded by the coding sequence ATGAATCTCACCATCAGTGGACATCACCTCGAAGTAACTCCTGCAATTCGTGAACATGTGCAAAATAAGCTTGAACGTATCAGGCGGCATTTCGATCAAGTAATTGATATCGCCGTCATCCTGACCGTGGATAAGCTCAAAGAAAAGGAAAAACGCCATAAAGCAGACATTAATCTGCACATCAGTGGCAAAGATATTCATGTTGAAAGCCTGGCACAAGATCTCTACGCCGCCATCGACACTCTCATCGACAAACTAGACCGACAAGTCATTAAACATAAAGACAAAATCCAAAATCATCAACATGACGCGATCAAACACATACCCGATCCGACGCCAGTGTAA
- the ggt gene encoding gamma-glutamyltransferase, with translation MRAPLLFPMPCPLLSNSTSLLRASRLGLIVLTLVSSITTVQAQFVTKTTRINPVVKYDIGYDIVSPIHAQHGMVASEQGLATQVGLDMLKRGGNAVDAAVAVGFALAVVLPNAGNIGGGGFMLIHDAKSGRDIALDFREMAPIKASRDMYLDKAGKVIPGKSLYSHLAIGVPGTVAGLTQALSKYGTMRLSDVIAPAIQLAEQGFEVSPHLASILDAEYDHLGAWESSKAIFFKNGKPLVAGEKLIQKDLAASLKLIAKEGASAFYQGAIAKKIVAEMAQHEGIISAEDLKNYKVVEREPVKGNYRGYEIVSMPPPSSGGVHIVQMLHILEHFPIKEQGSNSAQNLHLMAETMKLAYADRSEYLGDPDFVKVPIKALTSRAYADELSKKINPEHATPSDQIKPGKLAPYESDQTTHFATADQYGNVVATTYTLNLNFGSGIVASGTGITLNNEMDDFSVKAGAPNAFGLLGGDANAIAAYKRPLSSMSPTIILKDGQPFLTTGSPGGSRIITTSLQIIMNVIDHDMNVAEASIAPRIHHQWMPDQLRVEKGISIDTLNILEQKGQHLKLSPTMGRTQTIQMSNQGFDGYSDPRNPDGKTLGY, from the coding sequence ATGCGCGCTCCGCTACTTTTCCCAATGCCTTGCCCACTTCTATCAAATTCAACAAGCTTGTTGCGCGCATCACGTTTGGGATTAATCGTGCTGACGCTGGTATCAAGCATTACTACCGTACAAGCGCAATTCGTAACTAAAACCACTCGTATTAATCCCGTCGTCAAATACGATATTGGTTATGACATCGTCAGTCCAATCCATGCGCAGCATGGGATGGTGGCGAGCGAACAAGGCTTAGCAACGCAAGTTGGCCTAGATATGCTAAAGCGTGGCGGGAATGCGGTCGATGCTGCGGTGGCGGTTGGCTTTGCGCTGGCGGTGGTGTTGCCAAATGCAGGCAATATTGGTGGTGGAGGTTTTATGCTAATCCATGATGCCAAATCGGGTAGAGACATCGCACTGGATTTCCGCGAAATGGCACCCATCAAAGCAAGCCGCGACATGTATCTGGATAAAGCAGGCAAAGTCATTCCAGGCAAATCACTCTACTCGCATTTGGCGATTGGCGTACCTGGAACTGTCGCCGGATTGACGCAGGCGCTAAGTAAATACGGCACCATGAGATTATCAGATGTCATTGCACCTGCGATACAACTGGCAGAACAAGGCTTTGAGGTAAGTCCACATTTAGCCAGCATCCTCGACGCAGAATATGATCATTTGGGTGCGTGGGAATCAAGCAAAGCGATCTTTTTTAAAAATGGCAAACCTTTGGTCGCTGGTGAAAAATTAATCCAAAAAGATCTGGCTGCATCCCTCAAGTTAATTGCAAAAGAAGGCGCAAGTGCTTTTTATCAAGGGGCCATCGCAAAGAAAATTGTTGCAGAAATGGCGCAGCATGAAGGCATTATCAGTGCAGAAGATCTGAAAAATTATAAGGTCGTCGAGCGCGAACCCGTCAAAGGTAATTATCGCGGCTATGAAATCGTGTCCATGCCGCCACCCAGCTCAGGCGGCGTACACATCGTACAAATGTTGCATATTCTTGAACACTTTCCGATTAAAGAACAAGGCAGTAACAGTGCACAAAACTTACACCTGATGGCGGAGACCATGAAGCTCGCTTATGCCGATCGTTCTGAATATTTGGGCGACCCGGATTTTGTCAAAGTACCTATTAAAGCACTGACATCGCGCGCCTATGCTGATGAGTTATCAAAGAAAATTAATCCAGAACATGCAACGCCGTCCGATCAAATCAAGCCCGGTAAACTAGCGCCTTACGAAAGTGATCAAACTACCCATTTTGCTACAGCAGATCAGTATGGTAATGTCGTCGCAACCACCTACACGTTGAATCTGAATTTTGGTAGCGGCATCGTTGCTAGCGGCACCGGCATTACCTTAAATAATGAAATGGATGATTTCTCCGTAAAAGCGGGTGCTCCCAACGCGTTTGGATTACTTGGTGGCGATGCCAATGCGATTGCGGCATACAAGCGCCCGCTCAGCTCAATGTCACCGACAATTATTTTAAAAGACGGACAACCATTTTTGACCACAGGCAGCCCAGGTGGCAGCCGGATTATCACCACCAGTTTGCAAATTATTATGAATGTGATTGACCATGATATGAATGTTGCCGAAGCCAGCATTGCGCCTCGTATTCATCATCAATGGATGCCAGATCAATTGCGCGTAGAAAAAGGGATCAGCATCGATACCTTAAACATACTGGAGCAAAAAGGTCAGCATCTGAAATTGTCACCGACTATGGGTCGCACACAAACTATACAAATGAGCAATCAGGGATTTGATGGTTATTCAGATCCGCGCAATCCTGACGGAAAAACTTTGGGGTATTAA
- a CDS encoding transposase, whose amino-acid sequence MNPTQRLLIMQRWNLLQHDLLPEIKQQCGSLTPKLEKLIHVLDWVRIEEFVSDQWQGIGRKPHDRGALASAFIAKAVLGLNTTAALIERLTMDRSLKRLCGFEMWKEVPNEATFSRAFGEFAQAKLAEKVHEALIKSYLGDSLIGHISRDGTAIAAREKPKKHMKVVSVEKAQKQRRGRPKKGEIRPPKEEKVTKIGWQLTQTLPSIVNALPKECDRGTKCNAQGYKVSWNGYKLHIDTADCGVAISALLTSASVHDSQTAVPLATMTAARVTNLYDLMDAAYCSEELRAHSKSLGHVPLIDHNARGGEKKPFAPHEQQRYKERTQAERTNGRLKDEFGGTTVRVRGSEKVMSHLMFGLLVLTADQLMRLFT is encoded by the coding sequence ATGAATCCTACACAACGCCTGCTGATAATGCAACGCTGGAATTTACTGCAACACGATTTGCTACCGGAGATAAAACAGCAATGCGGGTCACTGACGCCGAAGCTGGAAAAATTGATTCATGTACTAGACTGGGTGCGCATCGAAGAATTTGTGTCGGACCAATGGCAAGGGATAGGACGCAAACCGCATGACCGTGGTGCATTGGCCAGCGCCTTCATCGCCAAAGCTGTGTTGGGGCTCAATACAACAGCGGCCTTAATAGAACGATTGACGATGGATCGCAGTTTAAAACGGCTGTGCGGCTTTGAGATGTGGAAAGAAGTTCCGAATGAAGCCACTTTTTCGCGCGCCTTTGGCGAATTTGCCCAAGCCAAATTAGCGGAGAAAGTGCACGAAGCGCTGATCAAGAGTTATTTAGGCGACAGCCTCATTGGACACATCAGCCGTGACGGCACGGCGATTGCGGCGCGCGAGAAGCCGAAGAAACACATGAAAGTTGTTTCCGTAGAAAAGGCCCAAAAGCAGCGCCGTGGACGGCCAAAGAAAGGCGAGATAAGGCCGCCAAAGGAAGAGAAAGTGACCAAGATAGGCTGGCAGTTGACGCAAACTTTACCGAGCATCGTCAATGCTTTACCCAAAGAGTGTGACCGCGGCACTAAATGCAATGCGCAAGGTTATAAAGTGAGTTGGAACGGCTACAAGCTGCATATCGACACCGCTGACTGCGGCGTTGCCATCAGTGCGCTATTGACCAGCGCCTCGGTGCACGATAGTCAAACGGCGGTGCCGTTAGCAACGATGACGGCCGCACGAGTAACGAATTTGTACGATTTGATGGATGCAGCGTATTGCAGTGAAGAGTTAAGGGCACACAGCAAAAGTCTTGGCCACGTGCCATTAATTGATCACAACGCACGCGGCGGGGAGAAGAAACCGTTCGCCCCGCATGAACAACAGCGTTATAAAGAACGCACGCAAGCTGAACGTACCAATGGCAGGCTGAAAGACGAATTTGGTGGCACGACAGTACGGGTGCGTGGTAGCGAAAAAGTGATGTCGCATTTGATGTTTGGTTTATTGGTATTGACCGCAGATCAGTTGATGCGTTTATTTACGTAA
- a CDS encoding 50S ribosomal protein L25/general stress protein Ctc, translating into MKVIAFARKEQGTGASRRLRIAGQTPGIIYGGTEAPVSVTLDHNALYHALKKEAFHSSILDLEVDGKAEKVLLRDFQVHAYKQLVLHVDFQRVDANKKIHVKVPLHFINADVSPAVKLSAAVISHVAVELDISCLPADLPEFVEVDLSKLEAGQSIHVSSLVLPKGVTAIVHGDDATVAIAVVPAGATAEEGEAAAK; encoded by the coding sequence ATGAAAGTAATCGCATTTGCACGCAAAGAGCAGGGGACCGGAGCGAGCCGCCGCCTGCGTATTGCTGGCCAAACACCAGGTATTATCTACGGCGGTACAGAAGCACCTGTCAGCGTCACTCTGGACCACAATGCTTTGTACCATGCATTGAAAAAAGAAGCCTTCCACTCATCCATTTTGGATCTGGAAGTTGATGGCAAAGCAGAAAAAGTATTGTTGCGCGACTTCCAAGTCCACGCATACAAACAATTAGTATTGCACGTTGACTTCCAACGCGTTGATGCAAACAAGAAAATCCACGTAAAAGTACCACTGCATTTCATCAATGCTGACGTATCTCCAGCAGTTAAGTTGTCTGCTGCAGTCATCAGCCACGTTGCTGTTGAACTGGATATCTCTTGCTTGCCAGCAGACTTGCCAGAATTCGTTGAAGTTGATCTGTCCAAGTTGGAAGCCGGTCAATCTATCCACGTTTCTAGCTTGGTATTGCCAAAAGGCGTTACAGCAATTGTTCACGGTGATGACGCGACTGTCGCTATCGCTGTTGTACCTGCTGGCGCTACAGCAGAAGAAGGCGAAGCAGCAGCGAAGTAA
- a CDS encoding ribose-phosphate pyrophosphokinase, with protein sequence MANARANDNMMVFTGNANPALAEGVVKQLGIPLGKADVSKFSDGEVMVEINENVRGKDVFVLQSTCAPTNDNLMEIILMVDALKRASAGRITAAIPYFGYARQDRRPRSARVAISAKVVANMLEKAGVDRVLIMDLHADQIQGFFDIPVDNIYASPILLGDLVAKNYEDLLVVSPDVGGVVRARALAKRLGCDLAIIDKRRPKANVSEVMNIIGEVEGRNCVIMDDMVDTAGTLTKAAEVLKERGAKKVLAYCTHPVLSGPAIDRISNSPLDELVVTDTIPLSDAARACSKIRQLSCDSLLAETFRRITKGESVISLFTD encoded by the coding sequence ATGGCAAACGCGCGCGCAAATGACAACATGATGGTTTTCACCGGAAATGCTAACCCTGCGTTGGCTGAAGGTGTTGTCAAACAATTGGGCATTCCTCTCGGTAAAGCAGACGTTTCTAAATTTTCCGACGGTGAAGTGATGGTCGAAATTAATGAAAACGTCCGAGGTAAAGATGTTTTCGTTTTGCAATCAACCTGCGCACCGACGAATGACAATCTGATGGAAATCATCTTGATGGTCGACGCTCTGAAGCGCGCATCTGCTGGCCGCATTACTGCGGCGATTCCCTACTTTGGTTATGCCCGCCAAGACCGCCGTCCGCGCTCTGCACGCGTAGCGATCTCAGCGAAGGTTGTTGCCAACATGCTAGAAAAAGCTGGCGTTGATCGCGTGCTGATTATGGATTTGCATGCAGATCAAATCCAAGGTTTCTTTGATATTCCAGTTGATAATATTTATGCATCACCGATTTTGCTGGGTGATCTAGTTGCCAAGAACTATGAAGACTTATTAGTCGTTTCACCCGACGTTGGTGGCGTGGTACGTGCCCGCGCGCTGGCAAAACGTCTGGGTTGCGATTTAGCGATCATTGACAAACGTCGTCCAAAAGCCAACGTATCAGAAGTCATGAACATCATCGGTGAAGTCGAAGGACGTAACTGCGTGATTATGGATGACATGGTCGATACTGCCGGGACACTGACCAAAGCGGCAGAAGTTCTGAAAGAACGTGGCGCGAAAAAAGTATTGGCTTACTGTACACATCCAGTATTGTCTGGTCCGGCAATTGACCGTATCTCCAACTCACCGTTGGATGAGCTGGTTGTCACCGATACCATTCCTTTGTCAGATGCGGCCAGAGCATGTAGCAAAATCCGCCAATTGTCTTGCGACAGTTTGCTGGCTGAGACTTTCCGCCGTATTACTAAAGGCGAATCCGTTATTTCTCTGTTCACGGATTAA
- the ispE gene encoding 4-(cytidine 5'-diphospho)-2-C-methyl-D-erythritol kinase, translating to MKPRRLSNCLAPAKLNLFLHITGRRADGYHLLQTAFQLIDYCDTLDFEVRDDGLVHRTNEIAGVPADTDLIVRAARLLQHHSRSTYGANLTLTKKLPMGGGLGGGSSDAATTLIALNHLWECRLTRHELMALGLQLGADVPFFLFGQNAFAEGIGEQLQAIHTPEQWFVVIEPGVQVPTPAIFSAKELTRDTKPIKITDFSSLSEMIWKNDLQTVACTLFPQVAAAIQWLSAYGNAKMTGSGACVFCAFSDEANADQALKQVPHHWQSWKAKAISQHPMAYLLQT from the coding sequence ATGAAACCCCGACGCCTCAGCAATTGCCTGGCACCGGCAAAACTTAATCTGTTCTTGCACATCACTGGTCGCCGCGCAGATGGCTACCACCTACTACAAACTGCGTTCCAGTTGATTGACTACTGCGATACGCTGGACTTTGAAGTCCGCGACGACGGCCTGGTTCATCGTACCAACGAGATTGCTGGGGTTCCTGCAGATACCGATTTAATCGTGCGCGCAGCGCGCCTGCTACAACATCATAGCCGCAGCACTTATGGCGCAAATCTGACGCTGACGAAAAAACTTCCCATGGGTGGCGGACTTGGTGGCGGCTCATCCGATGCAGCAACCACGCTGATCGCACTAAATCATTTATGGGAATGTAGGCTAACGCGGCATGAACTAATGGCGCTGGGCTTGCAATTGGGCGCCGATGTTCCGTTTTTCCTGTTCGGCCAAAATGCCTTTGCCGAAGGCATAGGCGAACAACTACAAGCTATCCACACACCAGAGCAATGGTTTGTGGTGATAGAACCCGGCGTCCAAGTACCGACACCAGCAATTTTTTCCGCCAAAGAGTTGACAAGGGATACGAAACCAATCAAAATAACGGACTTTTCCAGCCTATCAGAAATGATTTGGAAAAACGATCTGCAAACAGTTGCTTGTACGCTGTTCCCGCAAGTTGCAGCAGCCATTCAGTGGCTTAGCGCTTACGGCAACGCGAAGATGACCGGATCTGGTGCTTGTGTTTTTTGTGCATTTTCTGATGAGGCAAACGCCGATCAGGCGCTAAAACAAGTACCGCATCACTGGCAATCATGGAAAGCCAAAGCAATAAGTCAACACCCGATGGCTTATTTGCTGCAGACGTAA
- the lolB gene encoding lipoprotein insertase outer membrane protein LolB, with the protein MTQIKSGQSALSIRYSPFLLILFSLFLSLTLSGCASTPRQTNASPDRQYQENLQINGRISVQYQQNDKEQTLPGSFEWQQTATSTNITLLSPLGQVIATIQQTPTGASLQQVGKATRYASDLDSLLNDSLGWALPVSGLRDWLQGFSLDTQGKRIALKTDDNILLDADGWHLRYVTWNLDSTPLYPKRINLQRNSVQAGEIAIRIAIEQWTLQ; encoded by the coding sequence ATGACCCAAATAAAGTCTGGACAATCAGCACTATCAATCAGATACTCCCCTTTTTTATTGATTTTATTCAGCTTGTTTTTAAGCCTGACTTTATCCGGCTGCGCTAGCACACCACGTCAGACCAACGCGTCGCCAGACCGTCAATATCAAGAAAACCTGCAAATCAATGGCAGGATATCGGTGCAGTATCAGCAAAATGACAAGGAGCAAACCTTACCCGGCAGCTTTGAATGGCAACAGACTGCGACCAGTACCAATATCACTTTGCTGTCACCGCTAGGCCAGGTGATTGCAACGATTCAACAAACTCCAACGGGTGCAAGTCTGCAACAAGTTGGCAAAGCAACTCGTTATGCCAGCGACCTGGATAGTTTGCTCAATGATAGTTTGGGTTGGGCACTACCAGTCAGCGGCTTACGCGACTGGTTGCAAGGTTTTAGCCTCGACACACAAGGCAAACGGATCGCACTAAAAACGGATGACAATATCTTGCTCGATGCCGATGGATGGCATCTGCGCTACGTCACATGGAATCTGGATAGCACGCCCCTCTACCCCAAGCGTATCAACTTACAACGCAACTCTGTGCAAGCCGGAGAAATTGCGATCCGCATTGCGATAGAACAATGGACCTTGCAATGA
- a CDS encoding tetratricopeptide repeat protein, which yields MKTIFASVAESDNVKSADSLTSLTAPAFFSTAANLTDLTNSANLMKSRIVTALRIVTAGIVMASLLSACSGFSPLNTATDDAHQAAGASAAAQAALAAENTDDGNSMPAIQENLPTIALTDELLYKILTAEIAFQRGNWQAAYVTILSVAQQTRDPRLARRATEIALTVKQPGESLTAIRLWRELSPNSSEATQYYLGFMVMNNNLAEIQNVFTEKLRTADPKQYAVLMLQAQRLLLRARDKNAAFDTLEEILAPYKDRPEAHLALAQGAYAHGDNKLAVAEAELVLQAKPDSQLAILTIAQASKQTDAIKAMATFLEKNPQARDVRLAHASMLIDLHQLDKATLEFEELLRDKPNDVTVLYTLGMLAMDSKKPGHNQMAERYLTRYLNELKTNPSEERDPTPALINLAQIAIDRQDYVAAETWLAKVDSYDGKNSAYFGTQIRRAQLIAKQGKLSEARQFLRDYKAGNEVEEAQLAQVDAQLLRDARMPAEATTVLKDALKRFPDNTDLLYDYAMLAESQQKTEEMEVALKRVMVLAPNNQNAYNALGYSLADRNIRLDEALTLIEKASQLAPDDAFILDSLGWVKFRLTRLDEAEEALRRAYKLRPDAEIAAHLGEVLWAKGLKDEARKFWHEAKTKDADNEALKSTLQRLSVKL from the coding sequence TTGAAAACTATTTTTGCATCTGTGGCTGAATCTGACAACGTCAAATCTGCTGACTCACTTACCTCACTTACTGCTCCAGCGTTTTTTTCAACTGCGGCGAATTTAACTGATTTGACTAATTCAGCGAACTTAATGAAGTCTCGTATTGTAACGGCTCTGCGCATAGTGACTGCCGGCATTGTGATGGCGAGTTTGCTTTCTGCATGTTCTGGTTTTTCTCCCTTAAATACTGCCACGGACGACGCGCATCAGGCCGCTGGAGCAAGTGCTGCGGCGCAAGCCGCCTTGGCGGCAGAAAATACCGACGATGGCAATTCTATGCCTGCAATTCAGGAGAACTTGCCCACAATCGCCTTAACCGATGAATTGCTGTATAAAATTTTGACCGCTGAAATCGCCTTCCAGCGGGGCAACTGGCAAGCTGCTTACGTCACCATACTCAGCGTCGCGCAGCAAACCCGCGACCCACGTCTGGCACGACGCGCAACTGAGATTGCGCTCACCGTAAAACAACCTGGCGAGTCATTGACCGCGATCCGGCTCTGGCGGGAATTATCTCCGAACTCTAGCGAGGCAACTCAGTATTACCTCGGCTTTATGGTGATGAATAATAATCTGGCTGAAATCCAAAACGTTTTCACGGAAAAACTGCGCACTGCCGATCCTAAACAATATGCCGTATTAATGCTGCAAGCGCAGCGCTTGCTCCTCCGTGCAAGAGATAAAAATGCCGCTTTCGATACACTGGAAGAAATTCTCGCGCCTTACAAAGATAGGCCAGAAGCCCATCTGGCGCTGGCGCAAGGTGCATATGCCCATGGTGACAACAAGCTTGCAGTCGCTGAGGCAGAACTGGTTTTGCAGGCAAAGCCAGACTCACAACTCGCCATCCTGACCATCGCGCAAGCGTCTAAACAAACTGATGCAATCAAGGCGATGGCCACCTTTCTAGAAAAAAATCCGCAAGCCAGAGATGTGCGTCTTGCGCATGCCAGCATGTTGATTGACTTACACCAGTTAGACAAAGCCACCCTGGAATTTGAGGAGTTGCTGAGAGATAAACCGAATGATGTGACCGTGCTATACACCTTAGGCATGCTCGCCATGGATAGCAAAAAACCTGGTCATAATCAAATGGCGGAACGTTATCTGACACGCTACCTCAACGAACTGAAAACCAACCCAAGCGAGGAACGGGATCCAACCCCGGCTTTAATCAATCTGGCACAAATCGCAATAGACCGTCAAGACTACGTAGCCGCAGAAACATGGTTAGCCAAAGTAGATTCTTACGACGGCAAAAACAGTGCCTATTTTGGCACCCAGATAAGACGCGCGCAATTGATAGCGAAGCAAGGCAAACTAAGCGAGGCACGCCAGTTTTTGCGCGATTACAAAGCTGGCAATGAGGTCGAGGAAGCACAATTGGCGCAAGTAGACGCGCAATTGTTGCGGGATGCCCGCATGCCAGCAGAGGCGACTACTGTGTTAAAGGACGCGCTAAAACGTTTTCCTGACAACACAGATTTATTGTACGACTACGCCATGTTAGCTGAATCCCAGCAAAAAACGGAAGAAATGGAAGTCGCCCTCAAACGTGTGATGGTTTTGGCGCCGAACAACCAGAATGCCTACAACGCATTGGGTTACTCGTTGGCAGACCGCAATATTCGCCTGGATGAAGCCTTGACGCTCATCGAAAAAGCGTCACAGCTTGCGCCTGATGACGCCTTCATTCTGGATAGCCTGGGCTGGGTAAAATTCCGTCTCACAAGATTAGATGAAGCAGAAGAAGCCTTACGTCGCGCCTACAAATTGCGCCCTGACGCTGAAATTGCCGCACATTTGGGCGAAGTGCTCTGGGCGAAAGGCTTAAAAGACGAAGCCCGCAAGTTCTGGCACGAAGCTAAAACAAAAGATGCCGATAACGAAGCTCTCAAATCAACATTGCAACGCCTGTCTGTGAAGCTTTAA
- the mutM gene encoding bifunctional DNA-formamidopyrimidine glycosylase/DNA-(apurinic or apyrimidinic site) lyase → MPELPEVEVTRHGVAPHLEGQQVTQVLMRRAGLRWPFPVNLPALLQGQTILAAGRRGKYLLLHFKHGTLLIHLGMSGHLRVIPAQTPPQKHDHIDIVVGAQALRMNDPRRFGAVLWHDAADGDFNQHLLLRALGAEPLEEQFSAELLYRQTRQRPAAIKQVLLAGDIVVGVGNIYASESLFRARINPKTAANRISLKRYRLLAEEIRLTLAAAIAQGGSSLRDFIGVDGQTGYFQQTYFVYDRAGDACRVCKSPIRQIKQGQRSTFYCTNCQK, encoded by the coding sequence ATGCCAGAACTCCCAGAAGTAGAAGTCACCCGACACGGTGTCGCACCCCATTTAGAAGGGCAGCAAGTAACGCAAGTGCTAATGCGACGTGCGGGTTTGCGCTGGCCTTTTCCGGTAAATTTACCGGCGCTGCTGCAAGGCCAAACTATTCTGGCCGCTGGCCGTCGGGGTAAATATCTGCTGCTGCATTTCAAGCACGGCACTTTATTGATTCACTTAGGAATGTCAGGGCATTTACGGGTAATTCCCGCGCAAACACCGCCGCAAAAGCATGATCACATCGACATTGTGGTTGGCGCGCAAGCCTTGCGCATGAATGATCCCCGACGTTTTGGCGCGGTACTTTGGCATGATGCAGCCGATGGCGATTTTAACCAGCATCTGTTGCTGCGGGCTTTGGGCGCAGAGCCGCTAGAAGAGCAGTTCAGCGCAGAGTTGCTTTACCGGCAGACGCGCCAGCGCCCCGCGGCGATTAAACAAGTGTTGCTGGCAGGCGATATTGTGGTCGGCGTAGGTAATATTTATGCATCTGAAAGCCTGTTTCGCGCCAGAATTAACCCTAAGACGGCAGCCAACCGCATTAGTCTCAAACGATATCGGTTACTCGCTGAGGAAATTCGGCTCACTTTGGCCGCTGCGATTGCGCAAGGTGGCAGTAGTTTGCGGGATTTCATTGGTGTTGATGGTCAAACAGGCTATTTTCAGCAGACATATTTCGTATATGATCGTGCTGGAGACGCATGTCGGGTGTGTAAGTCGCCAATACGACAGATTAAGCAGGGTCAACGCAGTACTTTTTACTGCACAAATTGTCAAAAATAG